A genomic stretch from Oryzias latipes chromosome 24, ASM223467v1 includes:
- the LOC110013322 gene encoding hydroxycarboxylic acid receptor 2 has translation MTARTPTGNASFFQLIEECDVTHLGLYKFFAGVMILIFILALPLNGSVLHLFIFKLKFWKSNTNNVFLFNLVLADMLLLFCLPIKSYNFIMGERRSGNDVTCKAMLFMLFLNRGASIAFLAVISINRYFNVVHPGRKTILKSLKKSPQISFIIWMILFLFTIPTMMKNFECCNNFANPEENGTNTSKEDALVRDPEDFLREIIFFTQILIPFSILVYCTARIVNRLRRKTVGDRTKLKRAVILVTTVMVVFSLCFLPCTIARMILLIVRVQDMNEQIQDKATAVFDGLLVLSYMDCLLDPLVYCFSSTKFKALYLSTYFPFLVKGSPKIESSTGNATQPTHNRLIRDAAAGLPQKPSESPQAGRTNN, from the exons ATGACTGCCAGAACACCAACAGGCAATGCTTCCTTCTTTCAGCTCATTGAGGAATGCGATGTCACACATTTGGGATTGTACAAGTTTTTTGCAGGTGTGATGATCCTGATCTTCATCTTGGCTCTGCCTCTGAACGGATCTGTCCTCCACCTTTTCATATTCAAGCTCAAGTTCTGGAAATCAAACACCAACAACGTCTTCCTCTTCAACCTGGTGCTGGCCGACATGCTGCTGCTTTTCTGTCTGCCTATCAAGTCCTACAACTTCATAATGGGGGAGAGGAGGAGCGGGAACGATGTGACGTGCAAAGCCATGCTCTTCATGCTGTTTTTGAACCGCGGCGCCAGCATCGCCTTCCTCGCCGTCATTTCCATCAACCGCTACTTTAACGTGGTGCACCCTGGACGGAAAACGATCCTGAAGTCGCTGAAGAAATCCCCCCAGATATCGTTTATCATCTGGATGATCCTTTTCCTTTTCACCATTCCCACTATGATGAAGAACTTTGAGTGCTGCAACAACTTTGCAAACCCTGAAGAGAACGGCACGAACACAAGCAAAGAGGATGCGTTGGTTCGG GACCCAGAGGATTTCTTGAGAGAGATCATCTTCTTCACCCAGATCCTCATCCCTTTCTCCATCCTGGTCTACTGCACCGCCCGCATCGTGAACCGGCTCAGGAGAAAGACGGTTGGGGACAGGACCAAGCTGAAGAGAGCCGTGATCCTGGTGACCACCGTCATGGTGGTCTTCTCCCTCTGCTTCCTGCCCTGCACCATCGCCCGGATGATTCTGCTGATAGTTCGGGTCCAGGACATGAACGAGCAGATCCAGGACAAAGCGACGGCGGTCTTTGACGGCCTCCTGGTCCTGTCCTACATGGACTGTCTGCTGGATCCACTGGTCTACTGCTTCTCCAGCACCAAGTTCAAGGCTCTGTACCTCTCCACGTATTTCCCGTTTTTAGTGAAAGGTTCTCCAAAGATTGAAAGTTCTACAGGAAATGCGACACAGCCGACACACAACCGGCTGATTAGAGACGCTGCAGCTGGTCTCCCTCAGAAACCATCAGAATCCCCTCAAGCCGGCAGAACCAACAATTAA